From a single Rosa rugosa chromosome 7, drRosRugo1.1, whole genome shotgun sequence genomic region:
- the LOC133720388 gene encoding PITH domain-containing protein At3g04780, translating to MSAESASAIQRSQVDLMDFIDWSGVECLNQSTSHSVANALKQGYRDDDGLNLESDADEQLLIYIPFLQVIKLHSIVIKGPEEEGPKTVKLFSNKEHMGFSNVNDYPASDTVVLSPDHLKGKPVVLKYVKFQNVRSLTIFIEDNQSDSEITKVQKIGLVGTTVETTDMKGLKKIEDGH from the exons ATGTCTGCGGAATCAGCCAGCGCAATTCAGAGAAGCCAA GTTGATCTGATGGACTTCATAGATTGGTCTGGGGTTGAATGCCTCAACCAAAGCACCAGTCACTCTGTTGCTAACGCTCTTAAGCAG GGATACAGAGACGATGATGGTTTGAATCTAGAGAGTGATGCGGATGAGCAGCTTCTGATCTACATTCCTTTTCTTCAAGTCATTAAGCTGCACTCTATTGTCATCAAAGGACCTGAAGAGGAAG GTCCCAAGACAGTGAAGCTTTTTTCAAACAAGGAGCACATGGGTTTCAG CAATGTCAATGACTACCCGGCAAGTGACACAGTTGTTTTATCGCCTGATCATCTAAAG GGAAAACCAGTTGTTTTGAAGTATGTCAAATTTCAAAATGTTCGCAG CTTGACAATTTTCATTGAGGATAATCAGTCTGACTCAGAAATCACAAAAGTTCAAAAGATTGGCCTGGTTGGAACAAC GGTGGAAACAACTGACATGAAGGGTTTGAAGAAGATTGAGGATGGACACTGA
- the LOC133720934 gene encoding PHD finger-containing protein 1-like — protein sequence MDIRNTCLACGSGAFRGVLVYCSKCKEYAQHGYCLGVSIDEYVRRGRIWYCEDCQEVKPAASFSTHDLDECESMDTGEVLQSTPPSAGTSSTPDGTNKKLKAKNTKKLKKKSQKKKSNQSGFVVKSVLETILEGNEEAEDEGAEINCDDGHKLGNDQEGNGLQKDQFDASDDTTEIDEDGDSTHVAAQPVAIPTWRGSLNILNKVNYKNLRNETISGLAAHLSSIACAKVLEESKFLKTQLVPDLVRRTDVWPKGYDMCETSDRSIALYFFPDSETDEKDFNNLMGSMMQEDLAMRVDVENAELLVFTSSMLPKKYQRVKSKMYLWGVFKEKY from the coding sequence ATGGATATTAGAAACACTTGCCTAGCTTGTGGTAGTGGAGCCTTTAGGGGAGTTCTGGTCTACTGTAGTAAGTGCAAGGAGTATGCACAGCATGGATATTGCCTTGGAGTGTCAATAGACGAGTATGTTCGTCGTGGGCGTATTTGGTACTGTGAAGATTGCCAAGAGGTGAAGCCAGCTGCCTCTTTTTCCACTCATGATCTCGATGAATGTGAATCCATGGATACCGGAGAAGTGCTGCAAAgcactcctccttctgctgggACAAGTAGTACCCCTGATGGTACCAACAAGAAATTGAAggccaagaacaccaagaagCTGAAAAAGAAGAGTCAGAAGAAGAAATCCAATCAATCTGGATTTGTGGTTAAAAGTGTATTAGAGACAATACTTGAAGGTAATGAAGAGGCTGAAGATGAGGGCGCCGAAATCAATTGTGATGATGGTCACAAGCTTGGTAATGATCAAGAAGGCAATGGTCTTCAAAAAGATCAATTTGATGCCTCCGATGACACTACAGAAATAGATGAAGATGGCGATTCTACTCATGTTGCTGCTCAACCGGTTGCTATTCCAACTTGGAGGGGAAGCCTAAACATATTGAACAAAGTTAACTACAAGAACTTGAGAAATGAAACTATTAGTGGACTTGCTGCTCATCTCTCAAGCATAGCCTGCGCTAAAGTGTTGGAGGAGTCGAAATTTCTGAAGACACAGCTTGTCCCAGATTTGGTTCGTAGGACGGATGTGTGGCCAAAAGGCTATGACATGTGTGAAACTAGTGATCGGAGTATTGCCCTTTATTTTTTCCCCGACAGCGAAACAGATGAGAAGGATTTCAACAACTTGATGGGTAGCATGATGCAGGAGGATCTCGCTATGAGAGTTGATGTCGAAAACGCTGAGCTTTTGGTTTTCACTTCAAGCATGTTACCCAAGAAATATCAAAGAGTTAAGTCAAAGATGTATCTATGGGGAGTTTTTAAGGAAAAGTATTAA
- the LOC133720387 gene encoding peptide-N(4)-(N-acetyl-beta-glucosaminyl)asparagine amidase, whose protein sequence is MVARSFQVRHNDSDFTVVYDTDDGLEVLKYQLFSLTSVPPDEQKIIGADDNRVVSDDSDLVAISEKLRLVSISEEEPESTAGNEELLKSDEELARMLQAEEEALMYQQYAVPEDNGAFEQRVRPYVSQVLLYETAVRQEAARKTVPVEQLEEKALVSLAKEGNLTPSKNEQDHAFLLQLLFWFKQSFRWVNEPPCDGCGKKTISVGMDVALLHQGSRVEVYRCTSCPAETRFPRYNDPLKLLETRRGRCGEWANCFTLYCRAFGYESRLILDFTDHVWTECFSESLGRWMHLDPCEGVYDKPLLYESGWNKKLNYVLAIGKDGVCDVTKRYTRKWHEVLSRRNIIAEPALSSVLANITKECRRGFTSQVRSALEDRDEKERQQLERDLHSTDDASTSLPGRRSGDKEWRKSRMEDGSDESCSLTGSSCPLRQCVDEHVTKIYNGFFPILSQLVDEGFPKSRAVEVLEILKEILINLKKSPFKTRRVSIDSVPNISQSVVQQLLPSFTELLSALSLSSKADTDGRVDIYLAGPPVKTSMALPVTFHALDVTIRNLKSCENFVKDSLCLPVLKLNRIHSGVVRASGEEIPFGIATSAFDGTRMSKWEEPNGAEGCWIMYKVSDNQMHELVAYELMSANDAPERDPMDWVVEGSNDGGSSWHLLDKQTSQLFDSRFQCRTFKVSSEGFLSNAFRFRFLRVRDIQSNSRLQLGSIDLYSRSS, encoded by the exons ATGGTGGCTCGGAGCTTCCAGGTCCGCCACAACGACTCCGATTTCACCGTCGTCTACGACACCGATGACGGCCTCGAA GTTCTGAAATACCAGCTCTTCTCTCTCACGTCTGTACCTCCTGATGAGCAAAAG ATCATCGGAGCCGATGACAATCGCGTCGTTTCGGATGATTCGGACCTGGTTGCGATCTCCGAGAAGCTCCGGTTGGTTTCGATCAGCGAAGAGGAACCGGAATCGACGGCCGGGAATGAGGAATTGCTCAAATCCGATGAGGAATTGGCCAGAATGTTGCAG GCGGAGGAGGAGGCGCTTATGTATCAGCAATACGCTGTTCCTGAAGATAATGGAGCATTTGAGCAAAGAGTGCGGCCTTATGTCAGTCAAGTTCTTCTG TATGAGACCGCGGTACGCCAGGAGGCTGCTAGGAAAACAGTCCCTGTAGAACAGCTTGAGGAGAAGGCATTGGTCAGTTTGGCCAAG GAGGGGAACTTAACTCCATCAAAGAATGAACAAGATCATGCGTTCCTGCTGCAGCTGCTTTTCTGGTTCAAACAATCCTTCAG GTGGGTTAATGAACCTCCCTGTGATGGTTGCGGCAAGAAAACCATCAGTGTTGGCATGGATGTTGCACTTCTTCATCAAGGTTCTCGAGTTGAAGTTTATAG ATGCACTTCTTGCCCAGCAGAGACTCGTTTCCCACGCTACAATGATCCACTAAAG CTTCTGGAAACAAGAAGGGGTCGTTGTGGGGAATGGGCAAATTGCTTCACACTTTATTGCCGAGCTTTTGGGTATGAATCACGCCTG atCCTGGATTTCACAGATCATGTTTGGACAGAGTGCTTCTCAGAATCTTTAGGAAG atggatgcatcttgatcctTGTGAAGGAGTGTATGACAAACCACTGTTATATGAAAGCGG GTGGAATAAGAAATTAAATTATGTACTTGCCATTGGGAAGGATGGAGTATGTGATGTAACTAAACGCTACACAAGGAAGTGGCATGAG GTTCTTTCTCGACGTAACATTATTGCAGAGCCTGCACTGTCATCTGTGCTTGCTAATATAACAAAAGAATGTCGGAGAGGCTTTACTTCTCAAGTGCGTTCTGCACTTGAAGACCGCGATGAGAAGGAAAGACAACAACTTGAGAGAGATTTACATTCTACAGATGATGCCTCAACCTCATTACCTGGAAGACGAAGTGGGGACAAGGAATGGCGCAAGTCAAGAATGGAAGATGGCTCTGATGAGAGTTGCTCCTTAACTGGTTCTTCTTGTCCACTTCGTCAATGTGTGGACGAGCATGTGACAAAAATTTACAATGGTTTTTTTCCAATTCTTTCACAGTTGGTTGATGAAGGTTTTCCGAAGTCAAGGGCAGTTGAAGTACTGGAGATTCTTAAAGAAATTCTCATAAATCTTAAGAAATCCCCTTTTAAAACAAGGAGGGTGTCAATAGATTCAGTTCCAAATATCAGCCAGTCTGTTGTTCAGCAGTTGTTGCCCTCTTTCACTGAGTTACTCAGCGCTCTTTCATTGAGTAGCAAGGCAGATACTGATGGGAGGGTTGACATTTATTTGGCTGGACCTCCTGTTAAAACCTCTATGGCACTGCCTGTTACATTCCATGCTTTGGACGTCACGATCCGTAATCTCAAGAGTTGTGAAAACTTTGTTAAAGATTCTCTGTGCTTGCCGGTTCTTAAGTTAAACAGAATACATTCCGGTGTAGTCCGTGCAAGTGGAGAAGAAATTCCTTTTGGAATT GCCACATCAGCTTTTGATGGGACACGCATGTCCAAGTGGGAAGAACCAAATGGTGCAGAAG GTTGTTGGATCATGTATAAAGTATCGGATAACCAGATGCACGAACTGGTGGCATATGAGTTGATGTCAGCCAATGATGCACCTGAAAGAGATCCAATGGATTG GGTTGTCGAGGGAAGCAATGATGGGGGGTCAAGCTGGCATTTATTAGATAAACAAACTTCTCAACTATTCGACAGTCGTTTTCAGTGTAGAACATTTAAAGTTTCATCTGAAGGTTTCCTATCAAATGCTTTCAG GTTTAGATTTTTGAGGGTTCGTGATATTCAATCAAATTCTCGACTGCAATTAGGTAGCATTGATCTCTATTCTAGAAGCAGTTAA